One segment of Arthrobacter sp. MMS18-M83 DNA contains the following:
- a CDS encoding FAD-dependent oxidoreductase, with product MKFVHGTESDSYDVVVVGSGAGALTAAATAARAGKSVVVLEKSALLGGTSAVSGGMLWVADNHHARDAGITDSKEAAAEYVRAVARGRGRAELLDAALNYGDQMLRFVEEECGLRFIFLNNFPDYRQDLPGAVEGGRTVEPQLFNKQDALGTLSDHVRTDGRAPFTMQEYEAWGAFTKFPWEELNRRQGDGLVAKGQALVSMLLASLVRDGAALATGARGHRLLTDGIRVTGVELESGEQIRANDAVVLATGGFEWDKALADSMLASRLYTMCSPPSNTGDGLRMSQRIGGQTRGTREAWWAPMSITGDTRDGQPIGTLLRFERQGPGSIMVNRHGRRFANESQNYNDLARCLQSWDSPRNQTLNTPAHVIVDHAYMESYGILSHRVGQPTPAYLIEAPTLEELAAKINVPAENLTATVARFNEFAVKGEDPDFGRGESAYDKYWGEDDSPWPNPSLGPLKSGPYYAMEVVNGAFGTNGGVATDGHARVLDVDNQPIPGLFAAGNTTENAYAAGYPGAGATLGPIMTMGYIAGRTIAGQDLDYVPAAVSSAAPIGA from the coding sequence AAGTCCGTCGTCGTCCTCGAAAAAAGCGCCCTGCTGGGCGGAACATCCGCGGTGTCCGGCGGCATGCTGTGGGTGGCCGACAATCATCACGCCCGCGACGCCGGAATCACCGATTCGAAAGAGGCGGCCGCCGAGTATGTGCGCGCCGTGGCCCGCGGCCGCGGCCGCGCGGAACTCCTGGACGCTGCCCTGAACTACGGCGACCAGATGCTGCGCTTCGTCGAGGAGGAATGTGGCCTTCGCTTCATCTTCCTCAACAACTTCCCGGACTACCGCCAGGATTTGCCTGGCGCCGTGGAAGGCGGCCGCACCGTGGAGCCGCAGTTGTTCAATAAGCAGGACGCGCTCGGCACTCTGAGCGATCACGTCCGAACCGATGGACGCGCGCCATTCACGATGCAGGAATACGAAGCCTGGGGCGCCTTCACTAAGTTCCCTTGGGAGGAACTGAACCGCCGCCAGGGTGACGGACTGGTCGCCAAAGGCCAGGCCCTCGTGTCCATGCTGCTCGCCAGCCTGGTGCGCGACGGTGCCGCTCTCGCCACCGGCGCGCGAGGGCACCGGCTCCTTACGGACGGAATCCGGGTGACCGGCGTCGAGCTCGAATCCGGGGAGCAGATCCGCGCGAACGACGCCGTGGTCCTCGCCACGGGCGGTTTCGAATGGGACAAGGCGCTGGCGGACTCGATGCTCGCGTCGCGGCTGTACACGATGTGCTCGCCCCCTTCGAACACGGGCGATGGCCTGCGGATGTCCCAGCGCATCGGCGGCCAGACCCGAGGCACCCGCGAAGCATGGTGGGCGCCCATGTCGATCACCGGCGACACCCGCGACGGGCAGCCCATCGGGACGCTCCTTCGCTTCGAACGGCAAGGACCGGGCTCGATCATGGTGAACCGCCACGGCCGCCGCTTCGCCAACGAATCGCAGAACTACAACGATCTTGCCCGCTGCCTCCAGTCCTGGGACTCCCCCAGGAACCAGACACTGAACACTCCCGCGCACGTGATCGTCGACCACGCCTACATGGAGTCCTACGGCATCCTGTCCCACCGCGTCGGCCAGCCCACGCCCGCATACCTCATCGAGGCACCGACCCTGGAGGAACTTGCCGCGAAGATCAACGTGCCTGCCGAGAACCTGACGGCGACGGTGGCCCGCTTCAACGAGTTCGCCGTCAAAGGCGAGGATCCGGACTTCGGCCGCGGCGAAAGCGCCTACGACAAGTACTGGGGCGAGGACGACAGCCCGTGGCCGAATCCGTCCTTAGGTCCGCTGAAGAGCGGCCCGTACTATGCCATGGAAGTGGTCAACGGAGCTTTCGGAACCAACGGAGGCGTCGCCACGGATGGACACGCCAGGGTCCTCGACGTCGACAACCAGCCCATCCCCGGTTTGTTTGCGGCGGGCAACACCACCGAAAACGCCTACGCAGCCGGTTATCCGGGCGCCGGCGCCACCCTCGGCCCGATCATGACCATGGGCTACATCGCCGGACGCACAATCGCCGGCCAGGATTTGGACTATGTCCCCGCCGCCGTATCATCCGCGGCACCGATTGGAGCCTGA
- a CDS encoding Dabb family protein — protein MIRHTVLFKFKPGFPPADKQSWIDGLDTMRGRIPGMVSLTHGPDVLNQERSFDYAIVADFEKVEDIAVYNTHPLHEPLKAYSFPNSEQILSVDFAL, from the coding sequence ATGATCCGACACACTGTGCTCTTCAAGTTCAAGCCCGGATTCCCGCCTGCCGACAAGCAGAGCTGGATCGACGGACTCGACACCATGAGGGGCAGGATCCCCGGCATGGTGAGCCTGACCCACGGTCCTGACGTCCTCAACCAAGAGCGCTCGTTCGACTACGCCATTGTGGCCGACTTCGAAAAGGTCGAGGACATCGCGGTTTACAACACCCACCCGCTCCACGAGCCGCTCAAGGCATATTCGTTCCCCAACAGCGAGCAGATTTTGTCTGTGGATTTCGCGTTGTAA
- a CDS encoding TetR/AcrR family transcriptional regulator: MQHAELAISPARRRKAEDIETKAWILFAEHGFSNVTMDQVASAAGCSIRTVTRLFPTKEDLLLIFMRSKNARILAEFDAIDPNEPGILNNLWRCWVRMTHQVEEAGLEGYSLFRQASARAPEVADRVAGEQQRMLQDRILLKLRSSRNSPRPPR, encoded by the coding sequence ATGCAGCATGCGGAGTTGGCGATCTCGCCTGCACGTCGGCGGAAGGCCGAGGATATCGAGACGAAAGCCTGGATTCTCTTTGCCGAGCATGGGTTCTCGAACGTGACAATGGATCAGGTCGCGTCTGCGGCTGGCTGTTCCATCCGGACGGTCACCCGGCTGTTTCCGACGAAGGAGGACCTGCTTCTCATCTTCATGCGGAGCAAGAATGCCCGAATTCTTGCTGAATTTGATGCGATAGATCCGAATGAACCCGGCATTCTGAATAACCTTTGGCGCTGTTGGGTCAGGATGACCCATCAGGTGGAAGAAGCGGGGTTGGAAGGCTACTCGCTCTTTAGGCAAGCTTCGGCGAGGGCGCCTGAAGTGGCTGACAGGGTTGCTGGCGAACAGCAGCGAATGTTGCAGGACCGGATTCTCCTCAAACTGCGTTCTTCCCGGAATTCTCCGAGGCCTCCGCGGTAG
- a CDS encoding amidase: protein MNELTWMPATEIREKIVSGEVSSREVLEHFIERIERLNPTLKAFVHLDLDGARARATELDESLARGETPGPLHGLPISVKENLSVAGMPYSFPRMGEYGVACYDAIAVERLRAAGAIIVGTNTMMGTSRPKGVTARPEAPDLGAFNWDAETRSPWDIDRVPGWSSSGGAATAAARLLPLAIGSDGGGSTRLPAAFSGVVGVHPTRGLVPYVDYRQPKFRVSATNGALTRNVKDAALVTQALAGPDARDYLAIQTQPQDYMKEISGGVQGWKFAWTDTFGNTEQYAQPHSSAIIDQVRQAAWKLADIGASIDHADISFEALGRGGGPGEGEPFVYEIEIAPVNKTPMPKVDPEAYRANAEWRASTWNEMHRAFDNYDLVLSVTSQEVAPTFEDWKQNWETDKWGNKRGGYAGVYTSHTSFLNVIGLPAVSIPCGLHNGLPISLQIIGPASSEHRIFQAASAIEGAVGFSHRPAIS from the coding sequence ATGAACGAATTGACATGGATGCCGGCTACGGAGATCCGCGAAAAAATCGTAAGCGGGGAAGTGTCCTCGCGTGAGGTGCTGGAACACTTCATTGAGCGGATTGAACGGCTGAACCCGACGCTGAAAGCCTTCGTCCACCTGGACCTTGACGGTGCCCGTGCACGCGCTACTGAACTGGACGAATCTCTGGCCCGTGGGGAAACTCCGGGGCCTCTTCATGGCCTTCCGATCTCCGTCAAGGAGAACCTGAGCGTTGCAGGGATGCCTTACAGCTTCCCCCGCATGGGTGAATACGGTGTCGCCTGCTACGATGCCATCGCTGTCGAACGGCTGCGCGCAGCCGGGGCGATCATTGTCGGCACGAACACCATGATGGGAACGTCGAGGCCTAAAGGTGTGACCGCCCGACCTGAAGCGCCGGACCTGGGCGCGTTCAACTGGGACGCTGAGACGCGGAGCCCTTGGGACATCGACCGGGTTCCTGGCTGGTCGAGCTCGGGCGGTGCAGCTACCGCTGCCGCTCGTCTCCTCCCCTTGGCAATCGGCAGTGACGGCGGCGGATCAACGCGCCTGCCGGCCGCGTTCTCAGGGGTCGTCGGCGTTCATCCCACCCGTGGACTTGTTCCCTATGTCGACTACCGGCAACCAAAATTCCGCGTGTCCGCGACAAACGGTGCCCTCACGCGCAACGTCAAGGACGCAGCTCTGGTCACGCAGGCCCTGGCCGGGCCCGACGCCCGTGATTACCTTGCAATCCAGACCCAGCCCCAGGACTACATGAAGGAAATCTCCGGCGGCGTTCAGGGATGGAAGTTTGCTTGGACAGACACGTTCGGCAACACCGAACAGTACGCCCAGCCCCACAGCAGCGCCATCATAGACCAGGTCCGCCAAGCCGCATGGAAGCTTGCCGACATCGGAGCCAGCATCGACCACGCTGACATCAGCTTCGAAGCACTGGGCCGTGGCGGCGGACCCGGCGAAGGGGAACCATTCGTGTACGAAATCGAGATAGCTCCTGTGAACAAGACACCCATGCCCAAGGTCGACCCCGAGGCCTACCGCGCCAACGCCGAGTGGCGGGCCAGCACATGGAATGAAATGCACCGGGCCTTCGACAACTATGACCTGGTGCTCTCCGTCACCAGCCAGGAGGTCGCCCCAACCTTCGAGGACTGGAAGCAGAACTGGGAAACCGACAAATGGGGCAACAAGCGCGGCGGATACGCAGGGGTCTACACGAGCCACACCAGCTTCCTCAACGTCATCGGGCTCCCAGCCGTTTCCATCCCGTGCGGACTCCACAACGGCCTTCCCATCTCGTTGCAGATCATCGGCCCGGCCTCCAGCGAACACCGGATCTTCCAGGCCGCATCAGCGATCGAAGGCGCCGTTGGCTTCTCCCACCGGCCGGCCATCAGCTAA
- a CDS encoding MFS transporter, which produces MSTATINRTGGKTARLQLLAASVGTVVESFDWIIYAVLAPYFAGQMFAGSNPAAQLLSTYLVFAIGFIVRPLGAVIMGRLVDRRGRRFGLILSVWIISVGSVIIALTPTASVIGIWAAIIIVLTRMGQGISVSGEQAAAGTYLVETAPRNRVYLFGSIGSSATYIGQMLALGTVATLLSVLGQEALQNGGWRWGFSICGLLGIIASWIRRIAPESEVFEKEAKADPQPVLPVLKAHWRQSLAVFMMLIPATMGLYFVTSYMPVYLNSTGAATKEQVAVILPWLTMFLIAVIIVAGAVADRVGGLRMARASYIFLAVCTVPIILGMSSRTLPVVGGSIVYLIGLGAVTAPFAVLAPQLFPARVRAMGAALPSMLAVAVFGGTFPLVAQAMLTNNALGFLPYYIGAGALVGLIGSFVIRHKDLKDIQVAPKTESAVPTLP; this is translated from the coding sequence ATGAGTACTGCAACAATTAACAGGACCGGCGGCAAGACCGCCAGGCTCCAGCTCTTGGCGGCCAGCGTAGGCACCGTCGTTGAATCGTTCGACTGGATCATCTATGCCGTTCTGGCACCGTATTTCGCAGGCCAGATGTTCGCCGGATCCAATCCAGCAGCGCAACTCCTCTCGACCTACCTGGTCTTCGCTATCGGCTTTATTGTCCGGCCCCTGGGTGCTGTTATTATGGGCCGGTTAGTTGACAGGCGCGGGCGGCGTTTCGGGCTGATTCTGTCGGTATGGATCATCTCGGTCGGGTCCGTCATTATCGCTTTGACACCCACGGCATCGGTCATCGGCATCTGGGCGGCCATCATCATCGTCCTGACACGGATGGGCCAGGGAATATCCGTCAGTGGTGAGCAGGCTGCCGCCGGAACCTACCTCGTGGAGACAGCCCCGCGTAACCGGGTATACCTCTTCGGATCCATAGGAAGCTCGGCAACTTACATCGGACAGATGCTCGCCCTTGGAACCGTGGCAACCCTGCTGTCCGTCCTCGGCCAGGAAGCCCTTCAAAATGGCGGCTGGCGCTGGGGCTTTTCGATCTGCGGACTGCTTGGCATCATAGCTTCTTGGATCCGGCGCATCGCCCCCGAAAGCGAAGTCTTTGAGAAGGAAGCAAAGGCTGATCCCCAGCCGGTCCTGCCCGTTCTCAAGGCGCACTGGCGCCAATCGTTGGCGGTATTCATGATGTTGATTCCGGCGACCATGGGCTTGTACTTTGTCACCTCCTACATGCCGGTCTACCTCAACTCGACCGGAGCGGCCACCAAGGAGCAGGTGGCCGTCATTCTTCCCTGGCTGACCATGTTCCTCATCGCAGTGATCATCGTTGCAGGAGCGGTGGCTGACCGCGTCGGAGGACTTCGCATGGCGAGAGCGTCCTACATTTTCCTGGCCGTCTGCACGGTTCCCATCATTCTGGGCATGAGCAGCCGCACGTTGCCGGTAGTCGGCGGGTCGATTGTCTACCTTATCGGGCTAGGCGCTGTGACAGCGCCCTTCGCGGTCTTGGCTCCCCAGCTGTTCCCCGCCCGCGTCAGGGCCATGGGAGCCGCACTGCCTTCGATGCTGGCGGTTGCCGTCTTCGGAGGAACATTCCCCCTCGTAGCCCAGGCAATGCTTACCAATAACGCCCTGGGATTCCTTCCCTACTACATCGGTGCAGGGG